The Rickettsiales bacterium genome has a segment encoding these proteins:
- a CDS encoding Smr/MutS family protein — protein MRAKPPVLDKPFKKERALSQEEKILWQRVVAGEAVALPRKAHAKEAASESSLYRSADTVSHARSKVRTEEVKTTLDLHGHTLNTAYNALHKFMMRAKEQGIAKVIVITGKGRAEGFGSLRGMLPYWLQETELKYYVTGFRHADARQGGDGAWVVRLRKEKQGRNR, from the coding sequence ATGCGCGCAAAACCACCTGTGCTTGATAAACCGTTCAAAAAAGAACGAGCGCTTTCGCAGGAAGAAAAAATATTATGGCAGCGTGTTGTTGCCGGTGAGGCCGTGGCATTGCCACGAAAGGCGCATGCAAAAGAAGCAGCATCCGAAAGTTCCCTTTATCGCAGCGCAGATACTGTTTCCCATGCGCGAAGCAAAGTGCGGACGGAGGAAGTCAAAACTACGCTTGACCTGCACGGTCATACATTAAATACGGCCTATAACGCCCTACACAAATTTATGATGCGGGCAAAAGAACAAGGAATCGCAAAAGTAATAGTCATTACAGGTAAGGGCAGGGCGGAAGGTTTTGGTTCCTTGCGCGGAATGCTGCCTTACTGGCTTCAGGAGACGGAGTTGAAATACTACGTGACGGGCTTCCGCCATGCGGATGCAAGGCAAGGTGGCGATGGCGCCTGGGTTGTGCGGCTGCGAAAAGAAAAGCAAGGGCGCAATCGCTGA